One Calditrichota bacterium DNA window includes the following coding sequences:
- a CDS encoding biotin transporter BioY codes for MNRQSKAFSLVLAGAVAALTAVGAYVRLPMWPVPITLQTLFVFLGGSLLPAGYALAAQLVYLACGLIGLPVFAAGAGLGVALQPTFGYLLAFPLASALVSMVVRQRGEGLGQLPSWRRLLLANSGAAMLVLALGVSYLYVNLNVVVGKRMSMATALWSGAVVFLPGEALKVAVVSLAVRKVWRTIHG; via the coding sequence GTGAACAGACAGAGCAAGGCATTTTCCTTGGTCTTAGCTGGCGCGGTGGCTGCCCTCACCGCGGTGGGCGCGTATGTGCGCCTGCCCATGTGGCCGGTGCCTATCACGCTGCAGACGCTGTTCGTGTTTCTGGGTGGAAGCCTGCTTCCGGCCGGCTATGCGTTGGCTGCACAGCTGGTCTACCTGGCTTGCGGGCTGATAGGTCTGCCGGTGTTCGCTGCGGGCGCAGGGCTGGGTGTAGCGCTGCAACCAACGTTTGGCTATCTTTTGGCGTTTCCTCTGGCGAGTGCGCTGGTGTCGATGGTGGTGCGGCAGAGGGGCGAGGGGCTCGGCCAGCTGCCGTCGTGGCGGCGCCTGCTGTTAGCAAACAGCGGCGCCGCGATGCTGGTGCTGGCCTTGGGCGTGAGCTACCTCTACGTCAATCTCAATGTGGTAGTGGGAAAAAGGATGAGCATGGCCACAGCCCTGTGGTCGGGCGCGGTGGTCTTCTTGCCGGGGGAGGCGCTGAAGGTAGCCGTGGTGAGTCTGGCGGTGCGTAAGGTGTGGCGAACCATTCACGGATAG
- a CDS encoding STAS domain-containing protein: MEGIQLSVEKPSSRDDIAIIKVGGYIDTTTSAELEHSLSSLLKAGTYNVIIDLANVDYISSAGWGIFISEIKGIREKGGDLKLVGMIPDVYEVFELLEFHYILKAFDTVEEAIRDFDAEARAKGRVVVPAGEEQAASGWESAGAAMATASAEREQEEEAIVEKIKRVVAEFPEAGTAKILKELNTPRFGNVKLGWFQIRKYLKQLDLDSKKKRQDFARQSS; this comes from the coding sequence ATGGAAGGTATTCAGCTATCTGTTGAAAAGCCGAGCAGCAGGGATGACATCGCCATCATCAAGGTGGGCGGCTACATCGACACCACGACCTCGGCTGAGCTGGAACACTCGCTGTCCTCGCTACTCAAGGCCGGTACCTACAACGTCATCATCGACCTTGCCAATGTGGACTACATCAGTAGCGCGGGCTGGGGCATCTTCATTAGCGAGATCAAAGGCATTCGCGAGAAAGGGGGCGACCTCAAACTGGTGGGAATGATCCCCGACGTGTATGAGGTCTTTGAGCTATTGGAATTTCACTACATCCTCAAAGCCTTCGACACGGTAGAAGAAGCGATCAGGGACTTTGATGCCGAGGCTCGGGCTAAGGGCCGTGTAGTGGTGCCGGCAGGTGAGGAGCAGGCCGCTAGCGGCTGGGAGTCGGCCGGAGCCGCGATGGCGACAGCGTCTGCCGAGCGCGAGCAGGAGGAAGAGGCTATCGTGGAGAAGATTAAGCGGGTGGTGGCCGAGTTTCCTGAGGCGGGCACCGCCAAGATACTCAAGGAGCTCAACACCCCTCGCTTCGGCAACGTCAAGCTTGGCTGGTTCCAGATCCGCAAGTACCTCAAGCAACTGGACCTCGACTCGAAGAAGAAGCGGCAAGACTTTGCCCGACAGTCGTCTTGA
- a CDS encoding anhydro-N-acetylmuramic acid kinase → MRLSELAQKPQKVVLGLMSGTSADAVDVAVCRITGAGQRMSLELLHFHSAPWPAQVRREILACSSVRTGRVDRICLLNFLLGELFAEAALASVAEAGLTPSEVDLIGSHGQTIHHLPVPQELCGRHVTGTLQIAEPAVIAKRTGIVTVADFRPADMAVGGQGAPLVPYVDYLLFRSVTENRGLLNIGGIANVTLLPADCSPEQVLAFDTGPGNMLIDGLMRRFFRRTMDRDGAVAARGRCDEALLGEVMQRPFFAKVPPKSTGREEFGEEFLRWFVRRGKAGGLSPTDLVATATALTAASIHDAVVRFGGAALPLHRLIVSGGGASNPTLLAMLASRLGSSTRIERSDAHGIPAQAKEAISFAVLANETIAGLPGNLPGATGASRRAVLGKICLP, encoded by the coding sequence ATGAGGCTGTCCGAGCTTGCGCAGAAGCCCCAGAAGGTGGTGCTGGGGCTGATGTCCGGCACCTCGGCGGACGCGGTGGATGTGGCTGTCTGCCGCATTACTGGGGCCGGCCAGCGGATGTCGCTCGAGCTGCTGCACTTCCATTCCGCGCCCTGGCCAGCGCAGGTGCGGCGGGAGATCCTCGCCTGCTCTTCCGTGCGGACAGGCCGGGTGGATCGCATTTGTCTGCTGAATTTCCTTCTGGGCGAGCTGTTCGCGGAGGCGGCGCTTGCCTCGGTGGCCGAGGCCGGACTGACTCCTTCCGAGGTCGACCTCATCGGCAGCCACGGCCAGACCATTCATCACCTGCCTGTCCCTCAGGAGCTCTGCGGACGGCACGTCACCGGCACGCTCCAGATCGCCGAGCCGGCGGTGATCGCCAAGCGGACTGGCATCGTCACGGTGGCCGACTTTCGCCCTGCCGACATGGCCGTGGGCGGCCAGGGGGCTCCGCTGGTTCCTTATGTGGACTATCTCCTCTTCCGCTCGGTCACGGAGAATAGGGGTCTGCTGAACATCGGCGGCATCGCCAACGTCACCCTTCTCCCTGCCGACTGCTCCCCCGAGCAGGTGCTGGCCTTCGACACGGGCCCAGGCAACATGCTCATTGACGGACTCATGAGACGATTCTTCCGGCGAACCATGGACAGAGACGGGGCCGTGGCGGCCAGAGGGAGGTGCGACGAAGCGCTCCTCGGAGAGGTGATGCAGCGTCCGTTCTTCGCGAAGGTGCCACCCAAGTCAACGGGCCGAGAGGAGTTCGGGGAAGAGTTCCTCCGCTGGTTCGTGAGGCGAGGAAAGGCGGGTGGCCTGTCGCCCACCGATCTAGTGGCAACGGCCACGGCCCTCACGGCCGCCAGCATCCACGACGCAGTTGTTCGCTTTGGCGGCGCTGCGCTGCCGCTGCACCGCCTGATTGTCAGTGGTGGCGGCGCAAGCAATCCCACATTGCTCGCCATGCTGGCCAGCCGGTTGGGCTCAAGCACGAGGATCGAGCGCAGCGACGCACACGGTATTCCCGCGCAGGCCAAGGAGGCCATCTCTTTTGCCGTCCTCGCCAACGAGACTATTGCTGGTTTGCCAGGTAACCTTCCGGGCGCGACCGGAGCCAGCCGAAGGGCGGTATTGGGCAAAATTTGCCTCCCGTAG